The genomic DNA GAAATTCGCCACAATAATTGCCATTTTGCTTCTCACAGACCAGAATTTCCTATTGAGAAGATAAGGCTCTTTCCGCTATTATGGCCTACGCATCGACTAACTATGGAGGAATGATGATTTACGAAAGCACAAGGGAAAACATTGAAAAAGCGGCCCGCGTGATACTCGACGGGAGACTGGTCTCCTTTCCCACTGAAACTGTTTACGGACTTGGTGGCAACTCACTCGACCCGAAAGCAGTGGCCCGTATTTTCGAAGCCAAAGCCCGCCCTTCTTTCGATCCGCTCATCACCCATATCGCCGAGCTGGAAATGCTGGACCGCATAGCCGATGTGAAGTCAAGCCGCACTTTTGATATCATTGAACGGTTCTGGCCGGGATCCCTGACTCTGATCGTGCCTAAAAGGGATATCATTCCCGATATCGTGACATCGGGACTGGATACCATGGCGGTGAGAATGCCCGATCATCCCACGGCGCTGGAACTGATACGTCTTTCCTCGGGTGCCGTAGCCGCGCCGAGCGCCAACCCGTTCGGATACCTGAGCCCTACGACAGCCGCTCACGTGGACGAACTGCTCGGCGATAAAATAGAGATGGTACTGGAGGGAGGGACCTGCCGCATCGGAGTTGAATCGACCGTGCTCGATGTTACGGGAGAGCGCCCGATCGTTCTGCGTCCCGGCGGAATCGCCCTGGAAACCATAAGGGAGCTTATACCTGATGTGGGTATTTTTAACAGGGAAACGACATCCCCCACGGCACCGGGTCAGTTGAAGATGCACTATTCGCCGACCAGACCCCTTCATATCGTCGATTCGGTTAACCTTGTTTCCGAGCGCGAAAGGTGCGGAGCGCTTCTCTTCAAAGACGGCCCCGATGTCTCGGGCTTCAGCGCCGTAGAAATACTTTCGCCCGAGGGCGATCCGGTTGAAGCGGCCGCCCGCCTCTTTGTAGCGCTCCACAACCTGGACAGAGCCGGAATAGACAGGATTTATGCCGAA from Spirochaeta isovalerica includes the following:
- a CDS encoding L-threonylcarbamoyladenylate synthase; its protein translation is MMIYESTRENIEKAARVILDGRLVSFPTETVYGLGGNSLDPKAVARIFEAKARPSFDPLITHIAELEMLDRIADVKSSRTFDIIERFWPGSLTLIVPKRDIIPDIVTSGLDTMAVRMPDHPTALELIRLSSGAVAAPSANPFGYLSPTTAAHVDELLGDKIEMVLEGGTCRIGVESTVLDVTGERPIVLRPGGIALETIRELIPDVGIFNRETTSPTAPGQLKMHYSPTRPLHIVDSVNLVSERERCGALLFKDGPDVSGFSAVEILSPEGDPVEAAARLFVALHNLDRAGIDRIYAEKIPEEGLGRAVMDRIYKASEK